A single region of the Elusimicrobium sp. An273 genome encodes:
- the ispG gene encoding flavodoxin-dependent (E)-4-hydroxy-3-methylbut-2-enyl-diphosphate synthase yields the protein MYKTREVKVGPYILGSGHPVRVQSMCNTDTRNVQATAAQINLLEDAGCEINRVAVPDMQAAQAIGEIKKRIHSPLVADIHFDYKLALEAIKQGVDKVRINPGNIGAVENTKEVVKAAKDAGVAIRIGVNAGSVKYLKSVQGKMDLSDEKWAEVMVNEALEQANILEQLNFKDVVVSLKSDNFKRTVLANELFAKQSDIPLHIGLTEAGSFLSGTVKSAVALGTLLQKGIGATIRVSLTEDPRMQVRTAYEILKALGLREYGPNLISCPTCGRTQVDVTGTVHALEERIYSDKALLQKATGLKIAVMGCVVNGPGEARDADFGIAGGKGEGLYFEHGQTMFKLPQEKWVDFLIQKIKDWKK from the coding sequence ATGTACAAGACTAGAGAAGTTAAAGTAGGCCCGTATATTTTGGGCTCCGGGCACCCCGTGCGCGTGCAGAGCATGTGCAACACCGATACGCGCAACGTGCAGGCAACCGCCGCACAAATTAACCTGCTGGAAGACGCCGGCTGCGAAATTAACCGCGTAGCCGTGCCCGATATGCAGGCCGCGCAGGCTATCGGCGAAATCAAAAAACGCATTCACTCCCCCCTCGTGGCGGATATTCATTTTGACTATAAACTGGCCTTGGAAGCCATTAAACAGGGCGTAGACAAAGTGCGCATCAACCCCGGCAACATCGGCGCGGTGGAGAACACCAAAGAAGTCGTCAAAGCCGCCAAAGACGCCGGCGTGGCCATTCGCATCGGGGTAAACGCGGGCAGCGTAAAATACTTAAAAAGCGTGCAGGGCAAAATGGATTTGTCCGATGAAAAATGGGCCGAAGTAATGGTAAACGAAGCCCTGGAGCAAGCCAACATTTTGGAGCAGTTAAACTTTAAAGATGTGGTCGTTTCGCTGAAATCGGATAATTTTAAACGCACCGTATTGGCCAACGAACTGTTTGCCAAACAGAGTGATATTCCGCTGCACATCGGGCTGACCGAGGCCGGCAGTTTTTTAAGCGGCACGGTCAAAAGCGCGGTGGCGTTGGGAACGCTCTTGCAAAAAGGCATTGGCGCCACGATACGCGTATCGCTGACGGAAGACCCGCGCATGCAAGTGCGCACCGCGTATGAAATTTTAAAGGCTCTTGGCCTGCGCGAATACGGCCCCAACTTAATTTCCTGCCCCACCTGCGGGCGCACCCAGGTGGACGTAACGGGCACGGTGCACGCGTTGGAAGAAAGAATTTATTCCGACAAAGCCCTCCTGCAAAAAGCCACCGGCCTTAAAATTGCCGTAATGGGATGTGTGGTAAACGGCCCGGGCGAAGCGCGCGACGCCGATTTCGGCATCGCCGGCGGCAAAGGCGAAGGCTTGTATTTTGAACACGGGCAGACGATGTTCAAACTCCCCCAGGAAAAATGGGTAGATTTTTTAATTCAAAAAATTAAAGACTGGAAAAAATAA
- a CDS encoding proline--tRNA ligase, whose product MKLSNYYLPTLKEAPKDADTLSAKLMIRAGLIRKVASGLYEWLPLGLKVLKKVETIVREEMNRAGACEVWLPLVQPKELWEESGRWTYYGKELLRFADRKEAEFCFAPTAEEVMTDLVKKDTTSYKQLPFCLYQFGTKFRDEIRPRFGVMRAREFYMKDAYSFAANDADANDWYQKMYDAYQRIFKRCGFEFKAVEADTGAIGGNFSHEFMVLADTGEDAIANCPACGYAANTEKAEIQAPADLAINEADLKPMEKRDTPKAYTIEDVAAMLNVPTSQLIKLLVFTADGKPVVALVRGDHELNEFKFKALLKCNELEKASEEVYTQVTGSFVGFAGAQGLKEKNPSVMIYADNYVKNIVNGVSGGNGKDVHMINVTPRRDIKVDVYADLKMASAGDKCARCGKEFTFTRGIEAGHVFKLGTKYSASMGANFLDENQTSKPMIMGCYGIGISRVVAAAIEQSHDENGIIWPAPLAPFDVALVAIDYASNPEVKKHADAITEQLEAAGLSVLLDDRDERAGIKFKDMDLIGLPHRLVVSSRTVKDGQCEYKKRTEKESVRWNLDEAVKKLLQAAGK is encoded by the coding sequence ATGAAACTCTCAAATTATTATTTGCCTACCTTAAAAGAAGCACCCAAAGATGCCGACACGCTTTCGGCCAAACTGATGATCCGCGCGGGGCTGATTCGCAAAGTGGCCAGCGGGCTGTATGAATGGCTGCCGTTGGGGCTAAAAGTGCTTAAAAAAGTGGAAACGATTGTGCGCGAAGAAATGAACCGCGCCGGCGCGTGCGAAGTGTGGCTGCCGCTGGTGCAGCCCAAAGAACTGTGGGAAGAAAGCGGCCGCTGGACGTATTACGGCAAAGAACTGCTGCGCTTTGCAGACCGCAAAGAAGCCGAATTCTGCTTTGCCCCCACCGCCGAAGAAGTAATGACCGATTTAGTGAAAAAAGACACCACTTCCTACAAACAGCTGCCGTTCTGCCTCTATCAGTTCGGCACGAAATTCCGCGATGAAATCCGCCCCCGCTTTGGCGTGATGCGCGCGCGCGAATTTTATATGAAAGACGCCTATTCCTTTGCCGCCAACGATGCAGACGCCAATGACTGGTACCAAAAAATGTACGACGCTTACCAGCGCATTTTCAAACGCTGCGGCTTTGAATTTAAAGCGGTAGAGGCAGACACCGGTGCCATCGGCGGGAACTTTTCGCACGAGTTTATGGTGCTGGCCGATACCGGCGAGGACGCCATCGCCAACTGCCCCGCCTGCGGCTACGCCGCCAATACGGAGAAAGCCGAAATTCAGGCCCCGGCCGACCTTGCGATAAACGAAGCCGATTTAAAACCCATGGAAAAGCGGGACACGCCCAAAGCTTATACCATCGAGGACGTAGCGGCCATGCTCAATGTGCCCACTTCCCAGTTAATCAAGCTCTTGGTGTTCACCGCCGACGGGAAACCCGTAGTGGCGTTGGTGCGCGGCGACCATGAACTCAATGAATTTAAATTTAAGGCCCTTCTTAAATGCAACGAGCTGGAAAAAGCATCCGAAGAAGTCTACACCCAGGTAACGGGTTCTTTTGTGGGCTTTGCCGGCGCGCAGGGGCTGAAAGAGAAAAACCCGTCCGTCATGATTTATGCCGATAACTACGTTAAAAACATCGTAAACGGCGTGTCCGGCGGCAACGGAAAAGACGTGCATATGATCAACGTTACCCCCCGCCGCGACATTAAAGTGGACGTGTACGCCGATTTAAAAATGGCCTCCGCCGGCGATAAATGCGCCCGCTGCGGCAAAGAATTTACCTTTACCCGCGGCATTGAAGCCGGGCATGTATTTAAACTCGGCACCAAATACTCCGCCAGTATGGGCGCCAATTTCTTGGACGAAAACCAAACTTCCAAACCCATGATTATGGGTTGCTACGGCATTGGCATCAGCCGCGTGGTGGCCGCCGCCATCGAACAATCCCACGATGAAAACGGCATCATCTGGCCCGCGCCGCTGGCTCCGTTTGACGTGGCGTTGGTGGCCATTGATTATGCGTCCAACCCCGAAGTCAAAAAACACGCGGACGCCATTACCGAACAATTGGAAGCGGCTGGGCTGTCCGTGCTGCTAGACGACCGCGACGAACGCGCCGGCATTAAGTTTAAAGATATGGACTTAATCGGCCTGCCGCACCGGTTGGTGGTCAGCAGCCGCACGGTAAAAGACGGGCAGTGCGAATACAAAAAGCGCACGGAGAAAGAGTCCGTCCGCTGGAATTTGGACGAAGCGGTTAAAAAACTGTTGCAAGCCGCCGGAAAATAA
- a CDS encoding type IV pilin protein, translating into MNKIYQKSSPGAKNAGFTLIELLVVVLIIGILAAVALPQYEKAVFKARMSEAFVNLKNLARAIQVCELTNGGPPAGQWSTYPCYDTSALDIELGTPDSYFFNTEQFTYIIDRGSLTDPDVLAVGYHKLSDVCICIDEEGNFFADQEPAGCGNGNYPKFNVPKTLNIEDRVCNCC; encoded by the coding sequence ATGAACAAAATTTATCAAAAATCATCTCCGGGTGCTAAAAACGCTGGATTTACGCTAATAGAGTTATTAGTAGTGGTTTTAATTATTGGTATTTTGGCAGCGGTCGCCTTGCCTCAATATGAAAAAGCAGTTTTTAAAGCACGTATGAGTGAAGCTTTTGTCAATTTAAAAAATCTGGCACGAGCCATACAAGTATGTGAATTAACAAATGGGGGCCCTCCTGCCGGACAGTGGTCTACTTATCCATGTTATGATACTTCTGCTTTAGATATAGAATTGGGTACGCCGGATTCTTATTTTTTTAACACGGAACAGTTTACCTATATAATTGACCGAGGTTCTTTAACTGATCCGGATGTATTAGCGGTAGGGTATCATAAATTAAGTGATGTATGTATATGTATTGATGAAGAAGGTAATTTCTTTGCCGATCAAGAGCCGGCTGGGTGTGGTAACGGAAATTATCCCAAATTTAATGTGCCAAAAACGTTAAATATAGAAGATAGAGTGTGTAATTGTTGTTGA
- a CDS encoding acyl-[acyl-carrier-protein] thioesterase: MLEQIFHVRFDELDAAGHIPAVTFLKYFQQAAALDSAQSGFGFDDLHPQNLAWILTHMQVRALQKDVPLQPVTLRTWHAFSDKILSRRQFVAYGKDQTPLFEGSSWWAIMDIVKRRLTRTPAQLLSVRAPEADALEPEENFKAPLPAAAPAATLEIVTREEDLDLNAHVNNTHYAAWAIQSVPPSARQDRQLDRMLISFKNECRAGEVIRIGVYPCEENAFWHTLVRASDGKEAARVYTRWR; encoded by the coding sequence ATGTTAGAACAAATTTTTCACGTCCGTTTTGACGAATTAGACGCGGCCGGGCACATCCCCGCCGTTACCTTCTTAAAATACTTCCAGCAAGCCGCCGCACTGGACAGCGCACAATCTGGCTTTGGCTTTGACGATTTGCACCCCCAAAACCTGGCTTGGATCCTGACGCATATGCAAGTGCGCGCCTTGCAAAAAGACGTTCCGCTGCAGCCCGTAACGCTTAGAACGTGGCACGCTTTTTCGGATAAAATTTTAAGCCGCCGCCAGTTTGTGGCCTACGGGAAAGACCAAACGCCGCTGTTTGAAGGTTCTTCCTGGTGGGCGATTATGGATATTGTAAAGCGCCGCCTGACCCGCACGCCCGCGCAGCTCCTGTCCGTGCGCGCGCCGGAAGCAGACGCCTTGGAGCCCGAAGAAAATTTTAAAGCCCCCCTGCCCGCCGCCGCCCCTGCCGCCACGCTGGAAATTGTTACGCGCGAGGAAGACTTGGATTTAAATGCGCACGTCAACAACACCCATTATGCGGCGTGGGCCATTCAAAGCGTGCCCCCCTCCGCCCGCCAAGACCGCCAATTAGACCGCATGTTAATTTCCTTTAAAAACGAATGCCGCGCAGGAGAAGTCATCCGCATCGGGGTGTATCCCTGTGAAGAAAATGCCTTCTGGCATACGCTTGTCCGCGCTTCAGACGGCAAAGAAGCCGCCCGCGTATATACCCGCTGGCGTTAA
- a CDS encoding outer membrane beta-barrel protein produces the protein MKKTFALAVCTLLGATAAFAQKGMNSAAYQQKAGAAATLKANEASLKQGVPQLKVNKTTTTTSVYDTSVRNKKGTTDSVIVEQSVTNAQGKTTTDGAVYESYTPSKAALTNDNRLEVSVAAGETYSYNKDNRSDRYATNGLAGNVNMLWHVSPHFAFGADYMMLHPRNKSHNHDGEARNYDDLYLHSIALAGKYTINAWDSWRLYVPMGWGMMNAKMKTHSDAARSSESKWGTGFYVGLGLQYDISARVFAGLEYRYTYAFISDKDLSAYGRDKDLQYHSAFLRLGMRF, from the coding sequence ATGAAAAAAACATTCGCTCTGGCGGTTTGCACGCTTTTGGGCGCCACGGCCGCTTTTGCCCAGAAAGGGATGAATTCCGCCGCTTACCAGCAAAAAGCGGGCGCGGCGGCTACGCTAAAAGCCAATGAAGCGTCTTTAAAACAAGGCGTGCCGCAGCTTAAAGTAAACAAGACGACCACCACGACCAGCGTGTATGATACGTCGGTTCGCAACAAAAAAGGCACGACGGATTCCGTGATTGTGGAGCAAAGCGTTACCAACGCCCAAGGAAAGACCACTACGGACGGCGCCGTTTACGAAAGCTATACGCCCAGCAAAGCGGCCCTAACCAACGACAACCGCCTGGAAGTGTCTGTTGCGGCGGGGGAAACCTACAGCTACAACAAAGACAACCGCAGCGACCGCTACGCCACAAACGGATTGGCGGGCAACGTAAATATGCTGTGGCACGTGTCGCCCCATTTTGCCTTCGGGGCGGACTATATGATGCTGCACCCCCGCAACAAATCGCATAATCACGACGGCGAAGCCCGCAATTATGACGACTTGTACCTGCACAGCATTGCTTTGGCCGGCAAGTACACGATCAACGCGTGGGACAGCTGGCGCCTTTACGTGCCCATGGGCTGGGGAATGATGAACGCCAAAATGAAAACCCATTCCGATGCGGCCCGTTCCAGCGAGTCCAAATGGGGGACGGGTTTTTATGTAGGTTTAGGCCTGCAGTATGATATTTCCGCCCGCGTATTTGCCGGGTTGGAATACCGCTATACGTATGCTTTTATCAGCGACAAAGACCTTTCTGCTTACGGGCGCGACAAAGATTTGCAATACCATTCCGCCTTTTTGCGCCTGGGCATGCGCTTTTAA
- a CDS encoding TetR family transcriptional regulator: MDTKTKLVNAAMAVFKKKGLEKTKVSDIVKQAGVAQGTFYLYFSSKLSVMPAIAQGMVLKMREELTNTVNPAAPLPQQVDQIVESIFKTVDKHRDILAFLYTGLTQSADITKWESLYAPIYEWIKQFLQRNCLSLRAGMNAPYTARLLIACIEEAAEQVFLFSHRDAQEAARQQEETAVFVKHALGV; this comes from the coding sequence ATGGATACAAAAACGAAGTTGGTAAACGCCGCCATGGCGGTATTTAAGAAAAAAGGTTTAGAAAAAACCAAGGTTTCCGACATTGTAAAACAAGCCGGCGTAGCGCAGGGCACATTTTACTTGTATTTTTCTTCCAAACTCTCTGTTATGCCCGCCATTGCCCAGGGCATGGTGCTCAAAATGAGAGAGGAACTGACAAATACGGTAAATCCGGCCGCCCCGCTGCCACAACAGGTAGACCAAATAGTGGAAAGCATTTTTAAAACGGTAGACAAACACCGCGATATACTGGCTTTTCTCTATACGGGGCTTACCCAAAGCGCCGACATTACCAAATGGGAAAGCTTATACGCCCCCATTTATGAATGGATAAAACAATTTCTGCAGCGCAACTGCCTTTCACTGCGTGCGGGAATGAATGCGCCGTACACGGCGCGATTGCTGATAGCTTGTATTGAAGAAGCGGCCGAACAAGTGTTTCTCTTCAGCCACCGGGATGCACAGGAGGCCGCACGCCAACAGGAGGAAACCGCCGTATTTGTTAAACACGCTCTGGGAGTCTGA
- a CDS encoding DMT family transporter, with amino-acid sequence MKKLNPWIFVVLTCVFELLWVYGFNTASTGWHWGLVAGVIGLDFYFLTKACQSLPTGTVYAVFAAAGSAGTVVMDRFLFDETLSAGQLICIALLICGVVILKLSDGKEPSGGIR; translated from the coding sequence ATGAAGAAGTTAAATCCTTGGATCTTTGTTGTACTCACCTGTGTGTTTGAACTGCTGTGGGTGTATGGATTCAACACAGCAAGCACAGGCTGGCATTGGGGATTGGTAGCTGGGGTGATTGGATTGGATTTTTATTTTCTCACCAAAGCGTGCCAATCTTTGCCCACGGGCACGGTATATGCCGTTTTTGCCGCGGCGGGCTCTGCAGGGACGGTGGTTATGGATCGTTTCCTGTTCGACGAAACGCTTTCCGCAGGGCAGCTTATTTGTATTGCCTTGCTAATTTGCGGAGTCGTCATTTTGAAGTTGTCAGACGGAAAAGAACCGTCGGGAGGTATCCGATGA
- a CDS encoding DMT family transporter: protein MSWLWVLAAAFAEVCGTIGLKKFSSFPTWRNLLLFTGGFLFSFALLYTSFQYLAVSAAYAVWIGLGTTGAVLVNMFFFHEGRNAGRLAGMLLIVIGAAGIKWLS from the coding sequence ATGAGTTGGTTATGGGTACTGGCGGCGGCTTTTGCCGAAGTTTGCGGTACAATCGGGCTAAAAAAATTTAGCTCATTTCCCACCTGGCGGAATTTGCTATTATTTACAGGCGGGTTTCTGTTCTCTTTTGCCCTGCTCTACACTTCCTTTCAGTACTTGGCCGTAAGTGCGGCTTATGCGGTGTGGATTGGGCTGGGAACAACGGGTGCTGTCCTGGTAAATATGTTCTTCTTTCACGAAGGACGCAACGCCGGACGCCTAGCCGGAATGCTTTTGATTGTTATCGGAGCCGCCGGCATAAAATGGCTGTCCTAA
- the rimP gene encoding ribosome maturation factor RimP, which yields MRDPKTIEETVAKALAPQEVELVDLVIQNQGRKKVLQFFVDKVGGITLDDCGELTDKIDSILEMENLMDGAYILEVSSPGVQRVLKKPEHFKRFVGQRAKIVLKVPLEGRGSFTGIIASADDDAFVLDDGTNQFRFSYDNIKKANLDPVLEF from the coding sequence ATGAGAGATCCCAAAACCATAGAAGAAACCGTGGCCAAAGCCCTCGCCCCGCAAGAGGTGGAATTGGTGGATTTGGTCATCCAAAACCAAGGCAGAAAAAAAGTTTTGCAGTTTTTTGTAGACAAAGTCGGCGGCATTACGCTTGACGACTGCGGCGAACTGACGGATAAAATTGATTCCATTTTGGAAATGGAAAATTTGATGGACGGCGCCTATATTTTGGAAGTATCTTCCCCCGGCGTACAGCGCGTGCTGAAAAAACCCGAACATTTTAAGCGCTTCGTTGGGCAGCGCGCCAAAATTGTGCTGAAAGTGCCCCTGGAAGGGCGCGGCTCTTTTACCGGAATCATCGCTTCGGCCGATGACGACGCTTTCGTATTGGACGACGGAACCAACCAATTTCGCTTTTCATACGACAACATCAAGAAGGCAAACTTGGATCCCGTTCTTGAATTTTAA
- the nusA gene encoding transcription termination/antitermination protein NusA has product MEGTAKDLVLALEGLEREKNIKREDILKTIEDALVSALRKNLGKTAQISAKIDVEKGTIQAFQTLNVVELVTNPEMEIDVEGAKKYLKNPKVGDVVTITLEVEDFSRIAAQIAKQVLIQKVRGIERDNFYKEFKPREGEVVTGSVRRFSDRDIIVDLGKIEAILPYCEQIKKERYVNGSRVKAVIAKVMNQNDLAAVGDDPVLSRYKSAAYKMDKGQRGPYVFLSRANGKFLEELFKVEVPEINEGIVEIKNIQRDPGFRAKVMVSSIDSKIDPIGTCVGMRGIRIRAVMNELSGERIDLINYSDDISTVIMNALAPAKADFVKIDSLAEKKATVIVPDDQLAIAIGKDWQNIKLASKLTGWNLEVKSESQKAQEGKEASDAVQAALADVEGIGPKMAEVLQKSGFTSVEQIAEMDVEHLSTVQGIGEKTAAKMIEGAKKYLADKQAANEQEDVNDNQENN; this is encoded by the coding sequence ATGGAAGGAACAGCTAAAGATTTAGTATTGGCGTTGGAAGGCCTCGAAAGAGAGAAAAACATCAAACGCGAAGACATTTTAAAAACGATTGAAGACGCCCTCGTTTCCGCCTTGCGCAAAAACTTGGGCAAAACGGCCCAAATCAGCGCCAAGATTGACGTGGAAAAAGGCACCATTCAGGCCTTTCAAACCTTAAACGTAGTGGAACTGGTTACCAACCCGGAAATGGAAATTGACGTGGAAGGCGCCAAAAAATACCTCAAAAACCCCAAAGTGGGCGACGTGGTAACCATTACGCTGGAAGTGGAAGACTTCTCCCGCATTGCCGCGCAGATTGCCAAACAGGTGCTGATTCAGAAAGTACGCGGCATTGAACGCGACAATTTTTATAAAGAATTTAAACCCCGCGAAGGCGAAGTGGTAACGGGTTCCGTGCGCCGCTTTTCCGACCGGGATATCATCGTAGACTTAGGCAAAATTGAAGCCATTTTGCCCTACTGCGAACAAATCAAAAAAGAACGCTATGTAAACGGTTCCCGCGTGAAGGCGGTCATTGCCAAAGTGATGAACCAAAACGACCTGGCCGCCGTAGGAGACGACCCCGTGCTTTCCCGCTATAAATCGGCCGCTTACAAAATGGATAAAGGCCAGCGTGGGCCGTACGTGTTTCTCTCCCGCGCCAACGGCAAATTCTTGGAAGAATTGTTTAAAGTAGAAGTGCCGGAAATCAACGAAGGCATTGTGGAAATTAAAAACATCCAGCGCGACCCCGGCTTCCGCGCCAAAGTGATGGTGTCGAGCATTGACAGCAAAATTGACCCCATCGGCACCTGCGTGGGCATGCGCGGCATCCGCATTCGCGCGGTGATGAACGAACTCTCGGGCGAACGCATTGACCTGATTAACTATTCCGACGATATTTCTACCGTGATTATGAACGCCCTTGCGCCGGCCAAAGCCGACTTCGTAAAGATTGACAGCTTGGCGGAAAAGAAAGCCACCGTCATCGTGCCGGACGACCAACTGGCCATTGCCATCGGCAAAGATTGGCAGAACATTAAACTGGCTTCCAAACTGACGGGCTGGAACTTGGAAGTAAAGAGCGAATCCCAAAAAGCGCAGGAAGGCAAAGAAGCTTCCGACGCCGTACAGGCCGCTTTGGCGGATGTGGAAGGGATTGGCCCCAAAATGGCCGAAGTACTGCAAAAATCCGGTTTTACGAGCGTAGAACAAATTGCCGAAATGGATGTGGAACACTTGTCTACCGTGCAGGGAATCGGCGAAAAAACGGCCGCCAAAATGATTGAAGGTGCCAAGAAGTACCTGGCGGACAAACAAGCCGCTAACGAGCAGGAGGATGTGAATGACAACCAAGAAAACAACTAA
- the infB gene encoding translation initiation factor IF-2, whose amino-acid sequence MTTKKTTNSEEESSAKKKPAAKKTAAKTTAKKTTAKKTASKTTAAKKTTAKKTTAKTTAAKKTTAKKTVKKVASAEQEAPQTQPVQDVQPAKESPVSATQPVVKPAQPQAAQPAPAQAPQAVSQPKPAQPQVQPKPVPQPAQPQVQPKPASQPAQPVSQPKPAPTHPQGPRHGHHHGEQQAPKQPERDPKCIRIVGQPTVKELAEKMNFKTNDFIKKLMMMGIFATINQRLEKDMIELIVDECGFKAEMAEEDLDKETVALMETPDDPASLKPRSPVITIMGHVDHGKTSLLDAIRKSNVAAGEEGAITQHIGAYRVTTPRGTLTFLDTPGHEAFTAMRARGAQATDIVVLVVSATDGIMPQTIEAMEHAKAAGAPIIVAINKIDLPGANPDRVKQDLAARGLVPEEWQGNTIFVEISAKKHINIDKLLEMISLQAEMMELKANPDRPGVGVILESKRDNKRGVVATVLVQKGTMKVGDPFIVGTNYGRIRALIDENSQRYQKIGPSTPAEILGINGEPPQVGDTLYIMPSEKEARYAAEKRKLAQKEDSQAHRKQMSLMSLGKNDENGNRVKKLQLILKADVQGSIEAIKDALLRIPSDEVELDIILSAPGNINESDILLAKASNAVVIGFHVDVENKAQAEAEREGIEIRRYTIIFELLEDIKAAMEGLLEPDVVETVVGTATIKKVMKLSSGLISGSLVESGTIIRGYEVRIKRNGQEVGHGKIGGLKRFKDDVKEVEKGYECGILVEGFKGVAEGDTIECFRKDNVTRRIKM is encoded by the coding sequence ATGACAACCAAGAAAACAACTAATAGCGAAGAGGAATCCTCCGCCAAGAAGAAACCCGCGGCCAAAAAAACTGCGGCCAAGACAACGGCTAAAAAAACGACGGCTAAAAAAACCGCCTCTAAAACGACGGCCGCTAAAAAAACGACCGCCAAAAAGACGACGGCCAAAACAACGGCCGCCAAAAAAACAACCGCTAAAAAGACGGTCAAAAAAGTCGCTTCCGCCGAGCAAGAAGCGCCCCAAACGCAACCCGTGCAGGACGTTCAGCCGGCAAAAGAAAGCCCCGTTTCCGCAACGCAGCCCGTTGTGAAACCGGCCCAGCCGCAGGCGGCTCAACCGGCTCCTGCCCAAGCGCCGCAGGCAGTTTCCCAGCCTAAACCGGCTCAGCCGCAGGTGCAGCCCAAACCGGTGCCTCAGCCGGCCCAACCGCAGGTGCAGCCTAAACCGGCATCTCAGCCGGCACAACCTGTTTCCCAGCCCAAACCGGCGCCCACCCACCCGCAAGGCCCGCGCCACGGGCATCACCACGGCGAACAGCAAGCGCCCAAACAGCCGGAAAGAGACCCCAAATGCATCCGCATTGTGGGCCAGCCGACGGTAAAAGAGCTGGCTGAAAAGATGAATTTCAAAACCAATGATTTCATCAAAAAACTGATGATGATGGGCATTTTCGCCACTATTAACCAGCGTCTGGAAAAAGATATGATTGAGCTGATTGTGGACGAATGCGGCTTTAAGGCGGAAATGGCGGAAGAAGATTTGGACAAAGAAACCGTCGCCCTGATGGAAACGCCGGACGATCCCGCTTCTTTAAAACCCAGAAGCCCCGTCATCACGATTATGGGCCATGTAGACCACGGCAAGACCAGCTTGCTGGATGCTATCCGCAAGTCCAACGTAGCGGCCGGCGAAGAAGGGGCCATTACCCAGCACATAGGCGCCTACCGCGTGACCACGCCGCGCGGTACCCTGACGTTCTTGGATACGCCCGGCCACGAAGCGTTTACCGCCATGCGCGCCCGCGGCGCCCAAGCCACGGATATTGTGGTGCTGGTGGTATCGGCTACGGACGGCATTATGCCGCAAACCATAGAAGCAATGGAACACGCCAAAGCGGCGGGAGCTCCTATTATTGTGGCCATCAACAAGATTGATCTTCCCGGCGCCAATCCGGATCGCGTCAAACAAGACTTGGCGGCCCGCGGCCTGGTGCCCGAAGAATGGCAGGGAAATACGATTTTTGTGGAAATTTCCGCCAAGAAACACATCAACATTGATAAACTCTTGGAAATGATTTCCCTCCAGGCGGAAATGATGGAACTCAAAGCCAATCCGGATCGCCCGGGTGTAGGCGTGATTTTGGAAAGCAAACGCGACAATAAACGCGGCGTAGTGGCCACGGTGCTGGTACAGAAAGGCACGATGAAAGTGGGCGACCCGTTTATCGTAGGCACCAACTACGGCCGCATCCGCGCGCTGATTGACGAAAATTCCCAGCGTTACCAAAAAATCGGCCCCAGCACGCCGGCTGAAATTTTGGGCATTAACGGGGAGCCGCCCCAAGTAGGCGATACGCTCTACATTATGCCCAGCGAAAAAGAAGCCCGCTACGCCGCCGAAAAACGCAAACTGGCCCAAAAAGAAGACTCTCAGGCACACCGCAAGCAAATGTCTCTGATGAGCTTGGGCAAGAATGATGAAAACGGCAACCGCGTCAAAAAGCTGCAGCTTATCTTAAAGGCGGACGTGCAAGGCTCTATTGAAGCCATTAAAGACGCCTTGCTGCGCATTCCGTCCGATGAGGTGGAATTGGATATCATCCTTTCCGCGCCGGGCAACATCAACGAGTCGGATATTTTGCTGGCCAAAGCCAGCAATGCCGTAGTGATTGGCTTCCACGTGGACGTGGAAAATAAAGCCCAAGCCGAAGCCGAACGCGAAGGCATTGAAATCCGCCGCTATACGATTATCTTTGAACTCTTGGAAGACATCAAAGCCGCTATGGAAGGCTTATTGGAGCCGGACGTGGTGGAAACGGTCGTAGGGACGGCTACCATCAAAAAAGTGATGAAATTAAGCTCCGGTTTAATTTCGGGCTCTTTGGTGGAAAGCGGCACGATTATCCGCGGCTACGAAGTGCGCATTAAACGCAACGGACAAGAAGTGGGCCACGGCAAAATCGGCGGATTAAAACGCTTCAAAGACGACGTAAAAGAAGTGGAAAAAGGCTATGAATGCGGGATCCTGGTGGAAGGATTCAAAGGCGTTGCCGAAGGCGACACGATTGAATGTTTCCGGAAGGATAACGTGACGAGAAGAATTAAAATGTAA